From one Trifolium pratense cultivar HEN17-A07 linkage group LG1, ARS_RC_1.1, whole genome shotgun sequence genomic stretch:
- the LOC123907136 gene encoding cytokinin riboside 5'-monophosphate phosphoribohydrolase LOG3, whose protein sequence is METNGEIRVSSKFKRVCVFCGSSPGKKSSYQDAAIQLGNELVSRNIDLVYGGGSIGLMGLVSQAVHDGGRHVIGVIPKTLMPRELTGETVGEVKAVADMHQRKAEMAKHSDAFIALPGGYGTLEELLEVITWAQLGIHDKPVGLVNVDGYFNSLLSFIDKAVEEGFISPNARHIIVSAPTSKELVKKLEDYVPCHEGVASKLSWQMEKQLAYPEEYNISR, encoded by the exons ATGGAGACAAATGGTGAGATAAGAGTATCATCAAAGTTCAAGAGGGTTTGTGTGTTTTGTGGGAGTAGTCCTGGCAAAAAAAGTAGCTATCAAGATGCTGCCATTCAACTTGGAAACGAATTG GTGTCAAGAAATATTGATCTAGTGTATGGAGGAGGAAGCATTGGTCTAATGGGTTTGGTATCACAAGCTGTTCATGATGGTGGAAGACATGTCATAGG AGTTATTCCCAAGACACTCATGCCTAGAGAG CTAACTGGTGAAACGGTAGGAGAAGTAAAAGCTGTAGCAGATATGCATCAAAGGAAGGCAGAGATGGCTAAGCATTCAGATGCTTTTATTGCCTTACCAG GTGGTTATGGGACTCTAGAGGAGCTTCTTGAAGTCATAACATGGGCTCAACTCGGGATTCATGACAAACCG GTGGGATTAGTAAATGTTGATGGATACTTTAATTCATTACTGTCATTCATTGACAAAGCTGTCGAAGAAGGATTTATTAGTCCAAATGCGCGCCACATAATTGTATCAGCACCTACATCAAAAGAGTTAGTGAAGAAATTGGAG GATTATGTTCCATGTCACGAAGGCGTTGCTTCGAAGTTGAGCTGGCAGATGGAAAAACAACTTGCTTATCCTGAAGAGTATAACATCTCAAGGTAG